The sequence below is a genomic window from Curtobacterium sp. MCPF17_002.
GCCGTGGGCAGCACCTCCGAGCGTCCGCGTCTGGGCGCGGCGGCCGCGGCGGCGTACGAGGCGGCGGGGCTCCGGCGTCCGCTCGCCACGCCGGTCGCGTCGGCGGCGATGCCGTCCTTCGGGATGCAGTCGTCGCTCCGGTCCGGTCCGGTCCTGTCCGCCTCGATGCCGGGGACTCCCCGGAGCGCGCCGGACGCCGGGGCGGTGCTCACCTCGCTCACCGCGGAGGAGCGTGCCGTGGTGCAGAAGGTGACGGAGGGGTACCGCAACCGCGAGATCGCCTCGTCGCTGTTCATGTCGCAGCGGACGGTGGAACTGCGGCTGACGCAGATCTACCGGAAGGTGGGAGCGCGCTCGCGTTCGCACCTGGTCGCGCTCCTCACGTGACCTGAACGCGACTCCATGACGGACGGGAGGCACGGTGCCAGCTGGCACCGTGCCTCCCGTCCGTCTGCTGTCACCATCCACCCCCGCACCCGCGTTGCGGGAGTCCGCACGCGCCCGCAGCGGATCGCACCCCTGCACGCGGTGAACCGCAAGAGCGACCGACGACTGTTGCCGTGTCACCCGCGCCGGGTGAGGCTTCTCCTGCACCGACCGCCGTTCCCCTTCCGAGGGGACAGCCCGTGGTACCCCGTCCGGTACCCGAACCGTCGGCCGCGGACGCCGTCGTCCGTCCTCGCCTGATCCGAGGACGGGCGACGGCCCGCAGCCGGTGGCCCCGGACGCACGGCAGACCCGACGGCGGTCGGTGCCGCACCACTCCCCCGCACCACCCGCTGCTCCTCCCACCCGAATGGACTCCAGATGTGCGGCATCATCGCGGCCCGCGTCTCCGACGACGCGACGCCCTACCTGCTCGACGGACTCGAACGACTCGAGTACCGCGGCTACGACTCCGCCGGGGTCGCCGTCCGGACCGCCACCGGCCGCACCGAGACGATCCGCTCCGTGTCCCGCGTCGGTGACCTGCGGACGCTCGTCGCCGCCCGCTCCGGCGACGCCCTCACCGGCACCGGCATCGGACACACCCGGTGGGCGACCCACGGCATCGTCCGCGAGACGAACGCCCACCCGCACGCCGACTGCTCCGGGCGGATCAGCATCGTGCACAACGGGATCATCGAGAACGCCGACCAGCTGCGCGCGAACCTCGAGCGGCAGGGGCACGTGTTCGCGTCCGACGTCGACTCCGAGGTCATCGCGCACCTCGTCGAGCGCGCCCTCGCCGTCGACCCCGACCTCATGCTCGCCGTCCAGATCGCGACCGCACAGCTCGAGGGGTCGTGGGCGATCGTCGTCCTCGACGCCCGGGACGGCCGCATGGTCGCCGCCGCCGAGCGTTCCCCGCTCGTCGTGGCACGCTCGGCCCGCGGTGACTTCGTCGCCAGCGACATCGGTGCGATCGCCGAGTGGTGCGAGACGTTCGTCGCGCTCCGCGACGGTGACGTCGTCGAGCTCGGTGAGGCGTGGACCTGGTCCTCCGCCGGTGTCACCGTGCCCGTGCCGTTCCCGACGCCGGCGCCGTTCGCGGGTGCCGCGCTCGACCTCGGCGACCACCCCGACCACATGGCGAAGGAGATCGAGGAGCAGCCCGCCGTGGTCGCCTCGATCCTCGACCGGGTCGCACGCCGCGCCGCCGACGGCAGCATGTGGGTCGGCCTCGGCCTCCCCGGCTTCCACCGGCTCGCGATCGTCGCGTGCGGCACGTCGCTCAACGCCGGGCAGGTGATCGCCACCGCCCTCCGCGGGATCGGTGGCGTGCCGACCGACATCGTCGTCGCGAGCGAGGCCGAGCAGGCCGTGCTCGGCCCGGGGACCCTCGTCGTCGCCATCAGCCAGTCCGGGGAGACCGCCGACGTGCTCCGTGCACTCGACCGGTTCGAGGACCGGCACCCGGTGCTCGCCCTGACGAACAACGTGCACTCGTCGCTCGCCCGCCGGGCCGACGCCGTGCTCGACTGCCACGCCGGGCCCGAGATCGGGGTCGCCGCGACGAAGACGTTCACCGCCCAGGTCGTCGTCGGTGTCGCCGCGATGATCTCCGCGCTCGTCGCCTCCGGCCGGATCGACGCCGCCCGGTCCTCCGCGCTGGTGGCCGAGCTCACCGACCTCCCGGCACGCATCGAGCACGCGGCCGCGATCGCCGCCGACCGCATCCCGCTCCTGGTGTCGAGCGTCCGGGAGGCCACCGGCTTCCTGTTCCTCGGCCGCGGTGCCGGGCTGCCGTACGCCGCCGAGGGGGCCCTCAAGCTCAAGGAGCTCAGCTACCGGTGGGCCGAGGCCTACCCGGCCGGCGAGCTCAAGCACGGCCCGCTCGCCCTCGTCGACGAGGGCACCCCGGTCGTCGTCATCGACCACGGGGAACCCCGGCTGCAGGCGAACATCGCCGAGGTCCGTGCCCGTGGTGGCTTCGTCATCACGATCGGCGGCGAGGGGTCGGACATCCCGGCACTCGGCCGACGCGCTGCCGGTGACCTCGCGTGGGGCCGGGCGACGGCACCCTGGGGCCCGCTCGAGGCCGTCGTCCCACTGCAGATGCTCGCCCGCGAACTCGCGCTGCAGCTCGGCTGCGACGTCGACAAGCCGAGGAACCTCGCCAAGTCGGTGACGGTCGAATAGCCAGGCACACGCGCATGAACCGTCTGACGGTGTTCCTCGCCGTCCTCACGGCGCTCGCCATCATCGCGACGATCGTCGTGATCGCGGTGACGCTCGTGCCGACCTGGATGCCCTGATCCCACGGGGCGTCGCCCGGTTCCGGGGCGTCCTCGGTCCCCGGGGCGTCGCCGGTCTGCGGGGCGTCCTCGGCGCGTTGCCGGGCGGGGCTGCGATCCTGGTCCCTTGACCACCGCAGCCCCCTCCCTCGTCTTCGTCGCGCTCCTCGTCGGCGCCGTCCTGCCGTTCGTGCCGGTCGTCGGCCGGGTGGCGCGCATCGCCGCGACCATCGCCCACGAGGTCGGGCACGCCGTCGTCGTGGTGCCCTTCGGCGGCCGCATCCAACGCATCGAGCTGCACCCGGACGGCTCCGGTGAGGCCTGGGTGCAGCTCGGCCGGGTGCCGGGCGGGATCCGCTGGGCCGTCCGCATCCTCAACCTCTTCGCGGGCTACAGCGCGCCGATCTGGGGTGGCGTGCTGCTCGTCACCGGGGTGCTGCACGGGTCACGGTGGCTGCCCGTCGTGGTGCTCGGCGTGGTCGGACTCGTGGCGCTGGCCTTCGTGCGGAACTGGTTCGGCCTGCTCGTCGTGCTCGGCTTCGACGTCCTCGCGCTCTGGGTCGCCCTGCGTCCGTCCGAGGCGACCGTGCTCGTGGTCTCGGCCGTCGGAGCGCTCTTCGTGGTCGACGGGCTGCGGTCGGTGGTGCAGGTCGCGCGGTGGCTGCTGACCGGTGCCCGCGTGCAGACCGACTTCCACATCGCGGCGGCGGAGATGCGCGTGCCGGCGACGGTGTGGTTCGTGCTGTTCGTGGCGGTGAACGCGGTGGCGGTGTGGCTCGCCCGCGGGCCGCTCCTCGAGGTGTGGGCGACGGTCGCCGCGGGCGTGCGCGCGCTGTTCTGACGCTGGCGGGCGCGCCGCGGGGGCCGGCGCGCGCCGGGCTCTCGCGGGGGCGGGCGCGCGGGCCGCCCGTCCGTCGAAACATGTACACGCATCCTCCCCGCGCATCGATCGACTTCCCACGCGTCGTTCGACAGGTGGAACGTCGCATGACGCACACGCATCAGCTGCGTCGACATCGATCAACAATCCACGAGTCGATCGACAGGTGGGACGTCGGAACATGCGCACGCATCGGCCACCCGCGCACCACGCCCGCGTCTCCGCCCGCCCGCACCCGCGCCCGCGCACGCCTGCAGGCGCGCGCACCCGCACCCCTGCGAGGATGACCGGATGCGCCCCGACGTCGTGAACGCCTCCCTCGCCACCGCCACCCACCCCGAACGGGACCGCTTCGCCGCCTTCGTGCGAGCTCAGGGCGACGCGGCACTCTGGCGCGAGGGCGGCCCCGAGCACGTCACCGCATCGTGCTTCGTGTTCTCGCCCGACCTCGGCCACGTCCTGCTCTGCCTGCACCGGAAGGGCCGCTTCTGGGTGCAGTTCGGCGGCCACCTCGAGTCCGACGACCGCGACCTCGCCGACGCCGCCCGCCGCGAGGCCCGCGAGGAGTCCGGCATCGCCGACCTCAAGCTCCTCGACGAGCACGTCGTGGACCTCGACCGCCACGACCTGCGCGGCGGCTTCGCCTGCGCCGCGCATTGGGACGTCGGCTTCGTCGCCCTGGTCGACCCGGCGACGCCCACCACGGTCAGCGACGAGAGCGACGACGTCCGGTGGTTCCCGCTGGACGCCCTCCCCGCCACCGTGCCCGACGGCTTCTCGGCACGACTGGCAGCGGTGGTCCGCTCGGTCGCGTCCGGCGACTGACGACGGCCTGGAGGCGCGTGGCGGCGCCGCCACGCGCCTCCAGGCCGGTGCGTGCGCATGGCGCGACGTCCCACGCGTCGATCACCCGGCGGTTCGTCGTCGCATGCGCGCGCACCGGATGCACGCGCATTGTGCGACATCCCACGCGTCGATCGACTCGTGGGATGTCGCGGACGAGGCGGAGCCGGCTCGCGCGCTCGCCCGCGTCACTCCCAGGGGCGCTGCGCCAGCTCCTCGGGGTCGAAGACCCGCCCGCCCGCGACCACGAGCGACCGCGGCACCCGGCGGACCAGAGCGTCCATCGGGTTCTCGGCGTCGAGCAGCACCACGTCGGCGCGGGCCCCCGTGACGAGGTCGTGCTCCTCGTCGGTGACGAACCGGGCGCCGTCACGGGTCGCGAGCTGCACCACGCGGGTGAGGTCCTCGTCGCGGACGACCCCGCCGGCCCGCGCGAACTGCCACGCGATGCCGAGCAGGTCGCCGTCGCCGTAGGGGCTCCACAGGTCGCGGATGCCGTCCGTGCCGAAGCCGAACCGGACCCCGGCCGCGTCGAACTCGTGCAGGGGCAGCTGCTTCATCCGGACCGGGGCGACGGTCGTCATGGTGACGCCGAGCCCGGCCATCCGCGCGAGCAGGTCGCGGCGCCGGACGGGGTCGACGTCGACGATCGCGAAGCCGTGGGCGATGTTCACCTTCCCCGGTGCGATGCCGAGGCGCTCCACGCGGTCGAGGACGAGGTCGAACGAGAACGCGCCGAGCTCGGCGGGCTCGTGCAGGTGGAGGTCGATGCCGCAGCCGGTGTCAGCGGCGATGTCGAACAGGCCGTCGAGCTGCCCGACCGGGTCGCGGTCGATGAGGGACGGGTCGAGGCCGCCGATGTGGTCCGCTCCGGCGAGCGCCGCCCGTCGGAGGAGGTCGAGCACACCGGGCCGGCGGAGCACCCCGTCCTGTGGGAACGCGACGATCGACAGCTCGATGGCGTCGTCGAGCGCGGCGCCAGCGGCCCGGACGGCCTCGATGCCCCGGAGTCCGACGCCGAGGTCGACGTCGACGTGCGTGCGGACCCGGGTGGTCCCGGTCCGCAACGACTCGCGGAGGACCCGGGTCGCGACGGCCTCGCTCGGGATGCCGAGCGCATCGCGCCGGGCGCGCTCGTGGGCGATGCGCCCCTCGGTGCCGCCCTCGCCGCCGTGGGACTCCCACGGGTGTCCCCACCAGCTCTTGTCGACGTGGGCGTGGGTGTTCACGAGACCGGGGAGCGCGAGGCGCCCGCGCCCCTCGACGACGATCGCGCCACCAGCGCCCGCCCCCGCCGCGGTCACCGCGACGATCCGCGAGCCTGCGACGACGATGTCGGCCGGGTCCCCTCCCCACGGTCGCACGTCGCGGATGAGCAGGGTCGCTTCGTCGTCCACCATGCTCCCCATGCTGTCAGACGGCCGGATCGTAACCGGACGCCGTAATCAGGAGCCGCCGGAGGAAGCCTGCGAGAGTACCGGAACGACGACGGCAGGAGGTGTCCCATGGCGGACGACGAGCACGGTTTCGCGACCGAACAGGTGCACGGCGGGTTCGAGCCCGACGCGGGCCACGGTGCGAGGGTCCCGGCGATCCACATGTCCTCGGGCTTCCTGTTCGAGGACTTCGACCAGGCACGGGACCGCTTCGCCGGCACGGACGACGGCTACACCTACACCCGGCTCGGCAACCCGACGAACGCGGACGTCGAGCGCCGTGTCGCGCTGCTCGAGCGGGGCGTCGAGTCGATCCTCGTGGGCAGCGGCCAGGCGGCGGCGACCATCGCGTTCCTCGGCATCCTGCAGGCGGGCGACCACGTCGTCAGCGCGCGGAGCATCTACGAGGGGACGCGGGGGCTGCTCGTGCAGAACCTCGGCCGACTCGGCATCGAGGTCGACTTCGTCGGGGACCAGCGCGACCTCGACGAGTGGGCACGGCTCGTCCGTCCGAACACGAAGGCGTTCTTCGCCGAGACGATCCCGAACCCGAAGAACGACGTCCTCGACATCACCGGCGTCGCGGACACCGCGCACCGTGCGGGGGTCCCGCTCATCGTCGACAACACCCTGGCGACGCCGTACCTCGTCCGTCCGGTCGAGCACGGCGCGGACATCGTCGTGCACTCCGCCTCGAAGTTCCTCTCCGGGCACGGTGCGGGGCTCGGCGGCGTGGTCGTCGACGGTGGCACGTTCGACTGGTCCGCCTCCCCCGAGCGCTGGGCGCACCTCACCAGCCCCGAGCGGTCGCTCGGCGGGCAGAGCTACGTCGAGCGCTACGGCAACCGTGCGTACATCGTGTTCGCACGGGACGTCGTCGCCTCGCGCATCGGCCCCACCCCGTCGCCGTTCAACGCGTTCCTGCTCCGCCAGGGCATCGAGACGCTCAGCCTGCGGGTGGAACGCCACAGCGCGAACGCGCTGGCCATCGCGGAATGGCTGGACCAGCAGCCGGAGGTGACGAGCGTCGACCACGCGGGTCTCGCCTCCAGTCCGTACCACGACCTCGCCCAGCGCTACCTGCCGCGTGGTGCCGGTTCCGTCTTCGCGTTCACGCTCGCGGGCGGCGAAGCCGCCGCGCGGACGTTCATCGACACCGTCCAGCTGTTCAGCCGGATGACCCACCTGGGCGACGTCCGGTCGCTCATCCTGCACCCCGCCACGACGACGCACGCCGGCCGCACCCCCGAGGAGCGCGCCGAGCAGGGCATCGGCGACGGTCTCATCCGGCTGTCCGTCGGCATCGAGGACGTCGCGGACCTGATCCGCGACCTCGAGCGTGGTCTCGCTGCGGTGCGCGGTCGCGGTCGTGCTGATGGTGTGGGCCTGGAGGCACGGGTCGACCCCGCCACGGACCTCGCGTCCCTGACGCACGCCGTCCCGCAGGACCACGTCATCGCCGAGGAGCTCTGACGATGGCGGAACTGCAGCACTTCGGGTACTTCTTCTCGCGCGGCTTCGGCCCGCAGGCGTGGGGCCGAGCGGACTGGGACTGGGGACACGACTGGACGAAGCCCGACCTGTACCAGCAGTCCGTCCGGGCCCTCGAGCAGGCCGGCATGGACCTGGTGATCGCCGAGGACGCGATCTCGCTCGGCAACCCGTCCACCCTCGACCTGCGGATCCGGCAGGCGTACGGCGGGCCGAAGCACGACCCGCTGCTCCTCGCGCCGTACCTGTTCGCCGCGACGTCGCACATCGGCATCGCCCCGACGGTGAACGCCGGCGTCACGCCGCCGTACCTCGCCGCTCGGCAGTTCGCCACGCTGGCGCACCTGTCGTCGGAGCGTCTCGGGATCAACGTCGTCACCGACGTCGGCAGCGCCCGGCACGCCGGACTCCCGGCGCTCCCCCACGACCAGGCGTACGACCGTGCCGAGGAGTGGATCACCCTGCTCCGCCGCCTCTGGCACTCGTGGGGGTCCGACGGGTACGTCGGTTCGCGTGACGACTGGCACTTCGCCGACGGGTCGCACCTCGACGCGTTCCACCACCAGGGCGAGTACTTCACCGCCGACGGGCCCCTCAACGCCCTGCCGCTCGACTCCGACCCGATCGTGGTCTCCCCCGGCGGGTCCGGCCGCGGGCTCGGGTTCGCGGGGACGCACTCGGACGTGCAGCTCGCGCTGGCGCCCCTGTCCGCCGCCGCGGTCGCGGACTACCGCCGCCGGGTGCTCGACGCTGCCGCCGAGGCCGGCCGTTCCGCCGAGGACCTGCGGATCCTGTTCGTCCTGAAGCCCGAGATCGTCACGTCCACAGCGGAAGCCGAGCGGGTCGTGGAGGCCTCACGGCACCCGTCGGACGACGACCTCCGCACCGCGGCGATCGCGTGGTCGAGCGACTCCGAGACGGACCTGCTCGCGCTCGACCTGGACGCGCCGATCCCGGACGGCACCTTCGGGGACCACGTCTCCGCCGGCACCGTCCGCGGTCTCGTCGGTGACACGCCGCGCGCGCCGCTCCGTGAGCTCCTCACCCGGAAGGCACGGAAGGGACGGGTGTCCGCGCGCGAGGGCTTCGTCGGCACCGCCGACGAGTTCGCCGACTTCATCGAGGAGCTCGGCGCCGACGCGGACAACGACGGCATCATCTTCTCCGGCGACCTGCACCCGGCGCAGGTGTACCGGATGTTCGGGGACCTCGTACCGGTGCTCCGGCGCCGTGGACTCCTCCGTCGGGAGTACGGCGCCGGAGGCATCCGGGCGAACCTGTTCGACTTCTAGTGGTGCACGGGCTCCACGATGCCGGACTCCTCGACGTCACGGACGTCCTCGGCGGTGCGGAGGATCTCCTCGCGGTCGGAAGCGGAGTTGATCGCCCAGTAGTAGATGACCAGTGAGAACACGGCCACCACGACGATGTCGATCCACAGCGGGAACACCGGGTGCGTCAGCGGACCGAAGTCGCTGAGGAACACGATGAGGCCCATGCCGATCAGGTAGGGCAGCAGCCACTGGGCCGCCTTCCAGTCCCACCGCGGCCGGACGCTCGTCTTCCCGCGGAACACGTTGTTGAGGACGATCACGACGGCGCCGATGAGGATCGCGACGCCGAGCTTCCAGTCGGTGTCCCACCCGGTCCAGAGGATGATGAGGTTCGCGACGATGAACGCGATCGGCGACAGGGCGCTCGCGGCGGGCATCCGGTACGGGCGCTCGATCTCGGGGATGCGCTTCCGGAACGCACCGAGGGCGAGCGGTGCCCCCGCGTACATGAGGACCGACGCACTCGTGATGAGGCTGACGAGTCCCTGCCACGACGGGAACGGCGCGAAGCACGCGCAGCCCACGACGAACGCCGTGATGAGGCCGACCCACGGGACGCCCTGCTTCGTCGTCCACTCGAACGCCTTCGGGAAGTACCCGTTCCGGCTGAGGCCGTACGAGATGCGCGAGGTCGCCGTCACGTAGATGAGGCCGGTGCCGGCCGGCGAGATGATCGCGTCGATGAAGATGATCACCGCGAGCCAGGTGATGCCTGCGGCCATCGCGATGTCAGCGAACGGACCGGTGTACTTCGTGAAGTCCGCCGTCGCCCACGAGCCCTGGATCGCGTCCGAGCGCAGCACGCCGAGGAAGACGACCTGCAGGAGCAGGTAGATCACGAGGCCGATGAGCACCGAGCCGATGACCGCGCGCGGGATGTCGCGCTTCGGGTTCTTCGCCTCGCCCGCGAGCTGGTCCGCCTGCTCGAAGCCGAGGAACGCGAAGATGATGCCCGACGTCGACACGGCGGCGAGGATGCCCTTCGCGCCCTCGGGCATGAAGCCGTCCGCAGCGGTGAAGTTCGAGCCGTGGAAGCCGCTGAACGCCAGCACGATGATGACGAGCAGGGGGATGGCGACCTTCCACCAGGTCGCCGCCGAGTTCGTGTTCGCGAGGATCTTGACGCTCAGCAGGTTGATGACCGTGACGACGGCCATCAGCAGGACGGCGACCGCGATGCCGGACCCGGTGAGGAGCTGCTGCGTCTCACCGTCGACCGTCGTGGTGTGCAGCCACGGGTGCGCGAACTGCCAGTGCTGCGCGTACTTGATCATCGCCTCGACCTCGATCGGGGCGACGGTGACCGACTGCAGCCACGAGAACCAGCCGAACGAGGCCCCGGCGATGCCACCGAAGGCGATGTGGGGGAACCGCGCCGTTCCGCCCGCGATCGGGAACATGCCGCCGAGCTCGGCGTGCACGAGTGCGAGGACGAGGATCGCCACGCCACCGATGAGCCACGAGATGATCGCGGCGGGTCCGGCGGTCTTCAGCGCCTCTTGCGAGCCGAAGAGCCAGCCGGAACCGATGATCGACCCCGTCGAGGCCCAGATGAGTCCGATGAAGCCGACGTTGCGCTTCAGGCCGGAGTCCGGCAGCGCCTGTGTCGTTGTAGCCACTGTTGCTCCTGTCGAGTGAGCGCGGCCCCGCGAACGGGGGCCGCGCTCATCGACTCTGGCACTGTGACAGCAACTTGGCCGGATTGTTTAACACAATGGAAACAATCGTGCTGTACAAGCACTCAGATTACTTCTTGGATTTCTTGCCCTTCTTGGCGTCGTCCTTCTTCGACGACTTCTTGTGCTTCTTCTTCTTGCCGTCGTCCTGCTTCTTCTTGCCGTCGTCGTGCTTCTTGGACTTCTTCTTCTTCTCGCTCGGGTCCTCGGGGGCATCGTCCGAGTCGTCGGGCAACGAGAGCCCGTCGACGGGTTCGACCACGACGGCACTGCCCGTGTCCGCGAGCACGTCGACCGCCTGCTCCTCGACGACCGGCACGAGCGCGTCCTCGACCCGCTCCACGACGAGCTCAGCACCGTCCTCGGCGAGCCGCAGCAGCGCCTGGGCCGCACGGAGCCGGGTGGAGGACTTGCGGGCGAGCACGTCGGCGCGGGCTCCCTCGAGGAAGGCCCGGAGCGAGCGTTCGACGACGGAACGACCCCGAGGCGCCGAACGGTCGAGCCGATCGAGCTCCCCGGCGATCCCGGAGACGTCGTCCTCGACGTGCTCGTGCCGGACCGACTCGACGAGCGCGGCGACCGCTGCGCCGGCACGCTCGACGGCGGCACTCCGCTGGTCGAGCACGACGAGCATCTCGAACGTCGAGCCGTACGACACCGTCTCGAGGCGGACGGGCTCGGCGCCGCGCCCGCGGACGACCAACCG
It includes:
- the glmS gene encoding glutamine--fructose-6-phosphate transaminase (isomerizing) — its product is MCGIIAARVSDDATPYLLDGLERLEYRGYDSAGVAVRTATGRTETIRSVSRVGDLRTLVAARSGDALTGTGIGHTRWATHGIVRETNAHPHADCSGRISIVHNGIIENADQLRANLERQGHVFASDVDSEVIAHLVERALAVDPDLMLAVQIATAQLEGSWAIVVLDARDGRMVAAAERSPLVVARSARGDFVASDIGAIAEWCETFVALRDGDVVELGEAWTWSSAGVTVPVPFPTPAPFAGAALDLGDHPDHMAKEIEEQPAVVASILDRVARRAADGSMWVGLGLPGFHRLAIVACGTSLNAGQVIATALRGIGGVPTDIVVASEAEQAVLGPGTLVVAISQSGETADVLRALDRFEDRHPVLALTNNVHSSLARRADAVLDCHAGPEIGVAATKTFTAQVVVGVAAMISALVASGRIDAARSSALVAELTDLPARIEHAAAIAADRIPLLVSSVREATGFLFLGRGAGLPYAAEGALKLKELSYRWAEAYPAGELKHGPLALVDEGTPVVVIDHGEPRLQANIAEVRARGGFVITIGGEGSDIPALGRRAAGDLAWGRATAPWGPLEAVVPLQMLARELALQLGCDVDKPRNLAKSVTVE
- a CDS encoding M50 family metallopeptidase — encoded protein: MTTAAPSLVFVALLVGAVLPFVPVVGRVARIAATIAHEVGHAVVVVPFGGRIQRIELHPDGSGEAWVQLGRVPGGIRWAVRILNLFAGYSAPIWGGVLLVTGVLHGSRWLPVVVLGVVGLVALAFVRNWFGLLVVLGFDVLALWVALRPSEATVLVVSAVGALFVVDGLRSVVQVARWLLTGARVQTDFHIAAAEMRVPATVWFVLFVAVNAVAVWLARGPLLEVWATVAAGVRALF
- a CDS encoding NUDIX domain-containing protein, with the protein product MRPDVVNASLATATHPERDRFAAFVRAQGDAALWREGGPEHVTASCFVFSPDLGHVLLCLHRKGRFWVQFGGHLESDDRDLADAARREAREESGIADLKLLDEHVVDLDRHDLRGGFACAAHWDVGFVALVDPATPTTVSDESDDVRWFPLDALPATVPDGFSARLAAVVRSVASGD
- a CDS encoding amidohydrolase family protein, which translates into the protein MVDDEATLLIRDVRPWGGDPADIVVAGSRIVAVTAAGAGAGGAIVVEGRGRLALPGLVNTHAHVDKSWWGHPWESHGGEGGTEGRIAHERARRDALGIPSEAVATRVLRESLRTGTTRVRTHVDVDLGVGLRGIEAVRAAGAALDDAIELSIVAFPQDGVLRRPGVLDLLRRAALAGADHIGGLDPSLIDRDPVGQLDGLFDIAADTGCGIDLHLHEPAELGAFSFDLVLDRVERLGIAPGKVNIAHGFAIVDVDPVRRRDLLARMAGLGVTMTTVAPVRMKQLPLHEFDAAGVRFGFGTDGIRDLWSPYGDGDLLGIAWQFARAGGVVRDEDLTRVVQLATRDGARFVTDEEHDLVTGARADVVLLDAENPMDALVRRVPRSLVVAGGRVFDPEELAQRPWE
- a CDS encoding PLP-dependent transferase yields the protein MADDEHGFATEQVHGGFEPDAGHGARVPAIHMSSGFLFEDFDQARDRFAGTDDGYTYTRLGNPTNADVERRVALLERGVESILVGSGQAAATIAFLGILQAGDHVVSARSIYEGTRGLLVQNLGRLGIEVDFVGDQRDLDEWARLVRPNTKAFFAETIPNPKNDVLDITGVADTAHRAGVPLIVDNTLATPYLVRPVEHGADIVVHSASKFLSGHGAGLGGVVVDGGTFDWSASPERWAHLTSPERSLGGQSYVERYGNRAYIVFARDVVASRIGPTPSPFNAFLLRQGIETLSLRVERHSANALAIAEWLDQQPEVTSVDHAGLASSPYHDLAQRYLPRGAGSVFAFTLAGGEAAARTFIDTVQLFSRMTHLGDVRSLILHPATTTHAGRTPEERAEQGIGDGLIRLSVGIEDVADLIRDLERGLAAVRGRGRADGVGLEARVDPATDLASLTHAVPQDHVIAEEL
- a CDS encoding LLM class flavin-dependent oxidoreductase produces the protein MAELQHFGYFFSRGFGPQAWGRADWDWGHDWTKPDLYQQSVRALEQAGMDLVIAEDAISLGNPSTLDLRIRQAYGGPKHDPLLLAPYLFAATSHIGIAPTVNAGVTPPYLAARQFATLAHLSSERLGINVVTDVGSARHAGLPALPHDQAYDRAEEWITLLRRLWHSWGSDGYVGSRDDWHFADGSHLDAFHHQGEYFTADGPLNALPLDSDPIVVSPGGSGRGLGFAGTHSDVQLALAPLSAAAVADYRRRVLDAAAEAGRSAEDLRILFVLKPEIVTSTAEAERVVEASRHPSDDDLRTAAIAWSSDSETDLLALDLDAPIPDGTFGDHVSAGTVRGLVGDTPRAPLRELLTRKARKGRVSAREGFVGTADEFADFIEELGADADNDGIIFSGDLHPAQVYRMFGDLVPVLRRRGLLRREYGAGGIRANLFDF
- a CDS encoding APC family permease, which encodes MATTTQALPDSGLKRNVGFIGLIWASTGSIIGSGWLFGSQEALKTAGPAAIISWLIGGVAILVLALVHAELGGMFPIAGGTARFPHIAFGGIAGASFGWFSWLQSVTVAPIEVEAMIKYAQHWQFAHPWLHTTTVDGETQQLLTGSGIAVAVLLMAVVTVINLLSVKILANTNSAATWWKVAIPLLVIIVLAFSGFHGSNFTAADGFMPEGAKGILAAVSTSGIIFAFLGFEQADQLAGEAKNPKRDIPRAVIGSVLIGLVIYLLLQVVFLGVLRSDAIQGSWATADFTKYTGPFADIAMAAGITWLAVIIFIDAIISPAGTGLIYVTATSRISYGLSRNGYFPKAFEWTTKQGVPWVGLITAFVVGCACFAPFPSWQGLVSLITSASVLMYAGAPLALGAFRKRIPEIERPYRMPAASALSPIAFIVANLIILWTGWDTDWKLGVAILIGAVVIVLNNVFRGKTSVRPRWDWKAAQWLLPYLIGMGLIVFLSDFGPLTHPVFPLWIDIVVVAVFSLVIYYWAINSASDREEILRTAEDVRDVEESGIVEPVHH